From Mytilus galloprovincialis chromosome 9, xbMytGall1.hap1.1, whole genome shotgun sequence, the proteins below share one genomic window:
- the LOC143046043 gene encoding uncharacterized protein LOC143046043 — protein MKLLLLVVFVALSYASACPEECERKLRDLKSQIEELKTKTRELRREFDSISVSEDEEEVDAKGNKRVKRHNYLVGAPGPSGRQGAKGRAGSPGVSGPRGPQGYTGHKGLTGQPGMQGPRGPGGEQGPQGLVGELGQPGAPGIPGAMGPLGNTGEQGGQGYTGYPGPQGPTGNTGDKGAVGSIGAPGAPGPQGPIGHTGYTGYPGVQGDTGAPGVRGAPGPQGAQGLHGATGAPGPMGPAGYPGPKGDNGGTGAPGPRGPSVAYAAYAAPYYQAPVVGSYKTAPAPLKG, from the exons ATGAAATTGCTCCTTTTAGTTGTGTTTGTGGCTCTGTCCTACGCTAGCGCATGTCCCGAGGAATGCGAAAGAAAGTTGAGGGACCTAAAAAGTCAAATTGAGGAATTAAAGACTAAAACACGAGAACTCAGACGAGAGTTCGACAGTATTAGTGTATCCGAGGATGAAGAAGAAG TTGACGCCAAGGGAAACAAGCGTGTGAAGAGACACAACTACCTTGTAGGAGCACCAGGACCTAGTGGACGACAAG gtgCCAAGGGAAGAGCTGGTTCCCCAGGAGTATCTGGACCTCGTGGTCCACAAGGATATACAGGCCATAAGGGACTGACTGGACAACCAGGTATGCAAGGTCCACGAGGACCAGGTGGAGAACAGGGACCACAGGGGCTAGTTGGTGAACTTGGACAGCCTGGGGCACCTGGTATTCCAGGAGCAATGGGACCACTGGGCAACACAGGAGAGCAAGGTGGACAGGGATACACCGGCTATCCAGGACCACAGGGCCCAACAGGAAATACAGGCGACAAAGGTGCTGTTGGAAGTATTGGAGCACCTGGTGCACCTGGACCACAAGGACCTATAGGACACACCGGTTATACTGGATATCCTGGAGTTCAAGGAGACACTGGTGCACCTGGTGTAAGAGGTGCACCTGGTCCACAAGGAGCACAAGGTTTACATGGTGCAACTGGAGCTCCAGGGCCAATGGGACCAGCTGGCTACCCTGGACCAAAAGGCGATAACGGAGGTACCGGTGCTCCAGGACCACGAGGACCGAGTGTAGCATATGCCGCATATGCTGCTCCATATTATCAGGCACCTGTGGTCGGTTCTTATAAAACCGCCCCAGCTCCATTGAAAGGATAA